A segment of the Amycolatopsis thermophila genome:
TCCGCCGTCTCGCCCGCCAGGTCCGCGACCGTCAGCACCGGCTCGCCCTCGGCGACGCGCAGCTCGTACGCGGCCTGCACGCCCAGCGGCAGCAGCTGGACCACCTGGCGTTCCTGCTCGGGCACGTCGTCCAGGTAGTCCACGCCGGCGAAGTCCAGCAGGTCCTCGAGGTACTCCTCGCCCGCCGGGAACACCTCCACCAGCCCGTACTCGGCCAGCCGGCGTACCACGCGCAGGATCGTGCCCCCGTCCCCGCCGAGCATCTCCACCAGCATCGGGATCGTCGCCGGTTCGGTGGCCAGCTCGGTGACCATCTCCGCCGCCAGCGGGTTGCTCAGCACGGACCCCACCGCGGCCCGCCACAGCTGAACCGGGTCGGCCAGCCGCCGCGCGGCCTTCTTCACCCGCACCAGCCGACCGCGGTAGACCCGCACCACGCCCGCGCGCTTGGCCATCGTCACGAACTCGGCCGGGGCGCCGACCTCGGCCAGATCCCGCCCGTCGCCGACCCACTCGACGAACCGGCGCAGCTGCGGCACGACCGGCGTCACCTCGGCCTCCGCGGTGAGCCGCTCCGCACTGGCCAGCGGGAACACCGGCGACGGCGCGGCCACCTCGGCGTCCGGGTCGCCCTGGTAGTGCCGGTACGCGAGGTCGTGCAGCAGGTCCTGGTCGACCTCGACCTCGCCCCGCCGGACCCGGTCGATGAACGCCTGCGCGGCGACCTCGTTCAGCGGGTCGATGCCGTGCTCGGCCATCGCGACGGCCCAGAACTTGGCGAGCCCGAAGTTGGACGGTTCGCCCATCGCCGCGTCGAACCGGTCGGCGATCGCCGTCAGGTACGACCGCAGCAGCACCGGGTCCTCGCTGCGCTCGTCCAGCAGGTCGGCGTCGTCGAAGAAGTCCATCAGCGCCTCGACGGTGGACAGCACCGTCGAGGAGTGCGGGTCGAGCAGCACGACCTTGCGGGGGAACCACACGAGCAGCGCGTTGCGGAGGACGTCACGGCTCCAGCGGCCGAGCAGGCCGTCCCGTTCGAAGCGGAAGTCCAGCATGGCCCCGGCGACGACCGGATCCACGACCCGTTGCCGCATCTGCGACCAGGCGTCCAGCTCGACGAGCAGCCGCTGCCGGGCGTCGATGAACTCTTCCTCGTCCGCTCCGGTGTACACCATCCGCATGGCTCGATCGTCCCGCAGATGGCGCGTAATCACACCCCCGGAGAACGCTGCGGGTCGCGAATTCCTTCGAATGCTGCAGCCACCTGGAGCACACCGAGGTCGTCGAACCGCCGTCCGGCGACCTGCAGCCCGACCGGCTGTCCCCCACTCGTATAACCGCAGTTCAACGACACCGCGGGCTGCCCGGACATGTTGTAGGGCACGGTGAACGCGATGTGCTCGAACGGACGCGCCGGGTCGTTCGTGGGCGAGGCCCACTCGGCGGGCGGCGCGGAAACGGGGCAGGTGGGCGACAGGACGAAGTCGTACGGCTCGGTGGCGCGCAGCGCGGCGACGCTGATCGCGTCCATCTGCGCGAAGCCGCGGTAGGTCGCGACCCCGGACACCTCCGCGCCGCCCTGCGCCCAGGTGAGGATGTAGGGCAGCACGAGCGCCTGGCGTTCCGGCGGCAGCGCGCTGATGTCGCACCACGCCCGGACCCGCCAGAAGTCGTCGAGGCCGTCGAGCATTTCCCTGGTCAGGAACGGTTCGACCGGCTCCACGACGGCCCCGGCCGCCTCGAACCGGCGGGCCGCGGCGAGCACCGCGGCGCGCACGTCGTCCTCCACCGGCAGGCCGACGCCGGCGTCCAGCTGCAGCCCCAGCCGCAGTCCGGTGACGTCGAAATCCAGCTGGGACCAGGCGATTTCCGCCGGGGGCAGGCTCAGGTGGTCCCGGTTGTCCGGCGCGGACAGCACACCCATCAGCAACGCGGCGTCGGCGACCGTCCGGGTCATCGGCCCGGCGACGCGGCCGGGGAACGGCGGGTGCACCGGCACCCGCCCGAAGCTCGGCTTCAGCCCGACCAGGCCGCACCACCCGGCGGGCAGCCGGATCGAGCCGCCGATGTCGGTGCCCACGTGCAGCGGCCCGTACCCGGCGGCAGCCGCGGCGGCGGCGCCCGCACTGGACCCGCCGGGCGTGCGCGCCAGGTCCCACGGGTTGCGGCTCGCGGTGTGGAAGCTCGACAACCCCGAGGTCAGCATCCCGTAGTCGGGCATCGTGGTCTTGCCGAGCAGCACCGCGCCGGCCTCGCGGACACGGGCGGCGGCGGGCGCGTCGGCCGGAGCCGGGACGAGTTCGGTGGCCGCGGTGCCCAGCGGGACCGGCGTGCCCCGGGTCGCGATGTTCTCCTTCAAGGTGATCGGCACGCCGTCGAGCGGGCCCGCCTCCCCCGCGGCCCAGCGCTGCTCGGAGGCCTTCGCCGCGTCCCGCGCCTGCGACGGGTCGTAGGCGTAGAGCGCGTGCAGCGACGGCTCCAGCGCGTCGATGCGGGCGAGCACCGCCTCGGTGACCTCGACCGGGGACAGCGTCCCGGCACGGTAGGCGGCGAGCAGGTCGGTCGCGGTCAGACCGGTCAACTCCACGGACGGTCCCTCCTCATTCCGGCGGTGTGTAGCGGCCGTCGACCGCGGTCCAGCCACCGTCGACGGCCAGCACCGCCCCGGTGACGAAGCTCGCGGCGTCCGAGGCCAGGTAGACGACGGCACCGGCCAGTTCGGACGCCTTCGCCCAGCGGCCGAGCGCGCTCTTGCCCGCGTAGGCGGCGTACCAGTCCGGGCTCGCCTTGATCTGCTCGGTCAGCGGGGTCTCCACCACCCCCGGAGCGATCGCGTTGACCCGCACCCCGGACGGCCCGAACTCGGCGGCCGCGGTGCGGAACAGCTGCACGAGTCCGGCCTTCGTCGCGGCGTACGGCCCCTGGCCCGGTTCCACTGTGGTGCCGCGGATCGAGGAGAACCCGATGATGCTGCCGCGCCCGCGCTCGACCATGCCCGCGCCGAAAGCCCGGACGACGTCGAAGGTCGCACCCAGGTTCAACGCGACAACCCGGTCGAACTCCTCGCGCCGGTAGTCGAGCAGGCGTTTGCGCACGTTGGTGGCGGCGGTCAGGACGACGACGTCGATCTCGCCCAGCTCCGCGGCCGCGCGGTCGACGGCACCGGGGTCGAGCACATCGATCTCGTACGACCGGCCGCCGATCTCACCCGCGGCCTCGCGGGCGGCGGCGGCGTTGCGGTCCGCGCACACCACCTCGGCGCCGTGCGCGGCCAGGGCGAGCGCCGACTCGCGGCCGATGCCGCTGCCCGCGCCGAGCACCACGGCCCGCTTCCCGTCGAGCCGGAACAGCTTCTCGTAGTTCACGCCCGGATCACCGCCATCCGCGTCACGGTCAGCTCGTCGATCGCGAACCGCGGCCCCTCGCGGCCGATGCCGGAGTCCTTCACACCGCCATAGGGCATGGTGTCCGACCGGAACCCGGGCACCTCGTTCACCACGACCCCGCCGACCTCCAGCTCGTCGATCGCGCGCACGGCGGTGCGCAGCGAACCGGTGAACACGCTCGCGTGCAGGCCGTACCGCGAGTCGTTGACCAGCGCGAACGCCGTCTCGACGTCGGGCACCCGGCGCAGGCACACCACGGGGCCGAAGATCTCCTCGTCCCAGCAGTCCACGCCGTCGGGCACGTCGGTCAGCACGGTCGGCCGGATGATCCCGTCCACGGCCTCACCGCCCGCGGCCACCTTCGCGCCCGCCGCGACCGCCGCGGAGATCCAGTCGAGCACGCGGCGCGTGGACCGTTCGTCGATCAGCGCCGACACCCGTGTCTTCTCGTCCCGCGGATCGCCCACGACGACCTCGGGCATCCGGGCCAGCAGCCGCTCGGTGAACACGTCGGCCACGTCGTCGACGACCAGCAGCCGCTGCACCGAGATGCACGCCTGGCCGGACGCGTAGAAGCCGCCGCGCAGCACCGCGTCCACCGCGGCGTCCAGGTCCGCGTCCCCGGCGACCACGAGCGCGGCGTTGGAACCCAGCTCCAGCAGCGTTTTCGTGGGCGCGGCGTCCTTGGCGATCCGGTGCCCGACGGCGGCCGACCCGGTGAACGACACCGCGCCGATCCGCCGGTCGGTGACCAGGGCCGAGCCGACCTCGGCGTCCCCGGTGACCAGCTGGACCATCGGCAGCGGCGCGTCCGCGGCCGCCGCGGCCTCGCGCACGAGGTGCACCAGCCACAGGGTCGCGAGCGGCGTCTGCGGTGCCGGTTTGACGATCACCGGGCAGGCGGCCGCGATCGCCGGTGCGATCTTGTGCGACGCGAGCAGCAACGGGTAGTTGAACCCGGCGATCCCGACCACCACGCCGATCGGCTTGCGCACCCAGAACCCGGTCAGCCCCTCGCCGGAGGGCAGCAGGTCCAGCGGCACCGTCTCGCCGTGCAGCCGGGCGACCTCTTCGGCGGCCGCCTGCCAGGTCACCAGCGTGCGCGCGACCTCGACGCGGCAGTCGACCAGCGGCTTGCCGGTCTCCACGACCAGCAGGCCCTCCAGCTCGTCGCGCCATTCCAGCAGCGACCGGTGCACGCCCAGCAGCACCTCGCGCCGCACGTGCGAGGGCAGCTTCGCCACCTGCCGCGCGACCAGCACCGCCTCGCTGACCGCGAGGTGCGCCAGGTCGGCCGTGCCCACCGGCGCCCGCGCGACCACGCAGCCGTCGTAGGGGAACCTGATCTCCGCGGTGTCCGGTGTGGACACCCAGTCGGACCCGATCGGCA
Coding sequences within it:
- a CDS encoding amidase: MELTGLTATDLLAAYRAGTLSPVEVTEAVLARIDALEPSLHALYAYDPSQARDAAKASEQRWAAGEAGPLDGVPITLKENIATRGTPVPLGTAATELVPAPADAPAAARVREAGAVLLGKTTMPDYGMLTSGLSSFHTASRNPWDLARTPGGSSAGAAAAAAAGYGPLHVGTDIGGSIRLPAGWCGLVGLKPSFGRVPVHPPFPGRVAGPMTRTVADAALLMGVLSAPDNRDHLSLPPAEIAWSQLDFDVTGLRLGLQLDAGVGLPVEDDVRAAVLAAARRFEAAGAVVEPVEPFLTREMLDGLDDFWRVRAWCDISALPPERQALVLPYILTWAQGGAEVSGVATYRGFAQMDAISVAALRATEPYDFVLSPTCPVSAPPAEWASPTNDPARPFEHIAFTVPYNMSGQPAVSLNCGYTSGGQPVGLQVAGRRFDDLGVLQVAAAFEGIRDPQRSPGV
- a CDS encoding SDR family NAD(P)-dependent oxidoreductase, encoding MNYEKLFRLDGKRAVVLGAGSGIGRESALALAAHGAEVVCADRNAAAAREAAGEIGGRSYEIDVLDPGAVDRAAAELGEIDVVVLTAATNVRKRLLDYRREEFDRVVALNLGATFDVVRAFGAGMVERGRGSIIGFSSIRGTTVEPGQGPYAATKAGLVQLFRTAAAEFGPSGVRVNAIAPGVVETPLTEQIKASPDWYAAYAGKSALGRWAKASELAGAVVYLASDAASFVTGAVLAVDGGWTAVDGRYTPPE
- a CDS encoding aldehyde dehydrogenase family protein — encoded protein: MFDPYPDGLPIGSDWVSTPDTAEIRFPYDGCVVARAPVGTADLAHLAVSEAVLVARQVAKLPSHVRREVLLGVHRSLLEWRDELEGLLVVETGKPLVDCRVEVARTLVTWQAAAEEVARLHGETVPLDLLPSGEGLTGFWVRKPIGVVVGIAGFNYPLLLASHKIAPAIAAACPVIVKPAPQTPLATLWLVHLVREAAAAADAPLPMVQLVTGDAEVGSALVTDRRIGAVSFTGSAAVGHRIAKDAAPTKTLLELGSNAALVVAGDADLDAAVDAVLRGGFYASGQACISVQRLLVVDDVADVFTERLLARMPEVVVGDPRDEKTRVSALIDERSTRRVLDWISAAVAAGAKVAAGGEAVDGIIRPTVLTDVPDGVDCWDEEIFGPVVCLRRVPDVETAFALVNDSRYGLHASVFTGSLRTAVRAIDELEVGGVVVNEVPGFRSDTMPYGGVKDSGIGREGPRFAIDELTVTRMAVIRA